aaaaatttaacaaaaaacaaacaaatgaatggatgcttatgtaaaatactaaagttttttctttccttctttttgttcCAAATATCTCATTTAAATAAGGATGCATCAAGCAGCTCAAAGTTGAAggtgcaaaagttttggcacccacCAACACTTTGCTGGaactcatttattaattattaacaaaattTAGCtctcttaaatttattttttttccttttggatAGCGAGATGATATCACAGGACCGCCCGGCCTCTCTGGACATCCGCCCACACTTCACCGTTACGCATCACACATCTTTGTCCAAtcattctgtctctttctcttttgtttaAGCACGATCCAGACATGACGagatgaaaacaaataaaataaaaatagaaaaaagaaaatgatccccGAATACTTCCACACTCATTGCACACATCTATGTACAATATTCAAGGAGTCTCTAAAAAAGGCCTACTTGGCAGACACAGTCGTTAATACTCACTGGCGGAAACCCTGGAGACGCCATGCTCCGGGTCTAATGAGGGCGCGGTCGGAGGGAAACACTAGTTTCGCAGGTGTCAGATGTGAAAAAAGGAAGGaggtgtaagcgtgtgtgtgtttgcgtgtatacgtgtgtgtaggtgtgtgtttgtgtgcttcgTTAGCAACACCGAGGGCCACACGTCGCTTTCGATCCTGCTCCAGTCGGCTGGTTGGTGGTAGAAGGCACTAAGCGCTAGCCCTAGGCGACAAAAACGTACATTCGCGACGTACAACTCTCACGTCTTGTTCGCGTCTCCCTCTGTCAAAAATACTTccgtacaaaaataaaaaaatattagaaaaagagCCGGATGTGAGAGAGCATGGCTACTTCCAGGACGAATGCTCGAGTGCTGGAGGAAGAAGAGAGAAGGAAGCATGAAAaggacaggacacacacacacacacacacagacacttcaCACACTCGTAACTGTTTAGCAGGCTGTGGTTTGCATGATGAGCAAACTGAAAAGCAGGGAGGACGACCGTGCTTTACGTCACACGGCTCCCAGGAGATCGTCACGTCGACAGGAAGCGCTGCTCCGACGCCGTCACGTCgtcccttcctcctcctcctcatcctctctcCGTGCCGCTTCGTCTTCACGACATGTCGCTGTGGAGTCTGTTCACGCCAccgcttttcttttttcctccagCCGCGCCTTCGAGCCTACCCCCAAGCCCGAATGCGGAGAATGAGGGCAAGCTCCGCCCCTCCCCCCTCTGACCCGCCCCGCTTCCTGTCACGTGGCCGTGGCCTCGAGGTAGCTCTGCAGTTTGCGCACGGTCGACTCGTCCAGCGAGAACAGGTCGAAGTCGAAGGTGGTGTTGGTGACATTGAAGTGGCCCGTTTCCTCAATCAGGTTCACGATCTGAGACAGAGGACAGAGAATCCCATCagcttcaaacacacacacacacaccacaacacgCACACTGCAAGGGGATAAGTACTGCTCTCTCAAGCCCTTAACCAGGTTATCAAACattgtctctcacacacacacacacctgctgtaGGACATTACGCTCTCTCAGTGCCATTAGTCTGCGATGGAGGTCCACTAACTCTTCTGTGTAAGCCTGagggacagagaaagagagacggagagagatgTGAACCAGATGTCTCCATCAGTGAGTTTTCAACATTAGCTTTCACCGATTAAATCAGCTTGCTAACCGAAAGGGTCACCTTATGTGCAGGTGTAACTAGGGCTGTAGccatcgaatattttagtaatcgagtattttGGCAAAAATGTTATCGATTAATTGAGTAATCGGATATaatttacttttgcttaattaaacagccatgtaaaatatataagagaaacaaagactaatgttttttttttaataaccagtCATTATTCtcaatacaagaaatagcttaaagttgactgagatgaattaagtgcattacagtgccatacatacttattttaaagcctttctcagatgcaaaaactaaagaagtaagtatcaaaaaaactaaggcacacattgaaataaatctgaatatatttttatcgctcccttccattttgcagcccgcaacagaacgctccctcagatcaatacacagctaactgcttgcgtctccttccgctttgtgggtgacgtaaaTGCTTCTTCTTTGTCGttgtttactggcggcttgtGAACATTTCCGGATGCAACAAGGCTTGCATCCGGcaataaattcaaaaacaaatatttttaaacaaaatcgaaaaaaactaaataaaaacaaaaccaaaaaaacataaaaacgaAAACgaaataaattcaaaaacaaaataaaaccaaaaaaacaacaacaacataaatcagaaaacacaacgaAACAACAAAATACTGaatgagaaaacacaaagacaattcAGTCTAACCAGAATGGATGGGTGCAGCTTGCGGATAAAATTCTTAGACACATGCTTCACTCAAGACATACAAGAAGTACCATCAAATACTGAACTGAATCCACAAATGAAATTGCATTTAATTGTCCGTGAGGCTGcaacagatgtctcgtccaatcagtggtAAGAATGTTTTCTTCCGTATGTGATAACGTTTGTCATCGTTTTCTCATTCGGCAttttgtttctgaacatgtcgtTGTGTTTACCGTTTTGTTAtttagttaatttgttttgcactttttgGCCACCATaaaaagggacaaaaaaaaatcctatcaattagataaataaataatagtacattaaaaattaaatgattattacATATCTCTAATGCTGGACTatgaagtcataaaataaagaaactgaTGAAATTCGAGGCTgattcattttttctttaattaaatatcaatataaaacGTTTATATCTCAGTTTCCACTCTCCATTTTCAAAAGAAATTTGAGAAATAAGAAAGTTTTCTTATTCAGATTTTAGGAAGTAAGATCACTCCTACTTGGAGTGTGGAACAAGAgactgtacaccctacatagtgtgCTAGCTTTCTATTTGGGATTCATCCCCGGAACCCATAAGTTAACGAGGCAGGTATTCTAAAGttgaataagtggaaatataaagtaaatcgtGTTCCACAAAATAACTGGTTGAACAAACAAACGAATTATAATCTGttcataataaatggtgtttgctGAACTGTTGTGTAAAAGCGATATCACACTCGAGCCCATGCTGTTGTACTGGATATccgcatcacagccgtgctgatatccagcacaacagcactccctttcATGTAATGAGGCTTAAAAATACGCCTAGTAACACCAAGCTTATAAGTGATGGAAATTCATAAGCTGCTAAATACTGATTTACTGCTGGCGGCCGTGTTTGTTCATTGGTCCAGATCATATTTCAAGCCAGCAATGCAAAATagtttttagaaagaaaaaaaaagtacaccaAATTTCAGCTTCCTCCACCCACCAGGCGCAGATCtatgattaatatatatatttttttatgataacgactgaatgaaatgaaatgaaacttgCGTTCCGTCCTCGGGATGCGTACAGCCTGCTGcatacaaaaggaaaaaataattaaagatcaGTTCTAATTAAGAAATGTTTTATGATTCATGGTTTTTACTCCGAGATGAAATTGTACTGTAGAGGTTGAAAGTCAAGGTTTAAAATGAAATCACTTCATTATACGGATGTTTGTGTTCAGgatttacacagaatggtgttttataaagatttattttaaagtcccaaaaaacaaacattttgttgttgttgagattttttttaatctaaccaAATCAAGGAGACTGGTTTGCCCTTGAGCTTGTGCTCTATGCGAATTGACACTCCTGACCAATCACCGGACAGGatgcaaataatacacaaaTGAGGCCCTGCGTGTGATGTAAAACGTCCTGTGATCGTAAACAGTGCGTAAAAAGTGTAAAGTGCAGAATGAAAATGTGGATTTACCCTTCCTACCTTGTCGTATCCCTTCTTCAGAACCTTCTCCTGCCTCAAACACGGGTCGGGACTTTTCCTCCCGGTTACCTAAACAACAGACagagcttttaaaaataatacaaatatattgtTGTACGTGTGTTATGTGTAAGAGGGGATTTAGTAATCCAACATTGTGCTAAAAATTAGAggaattaaaatcaataaagagaaagagagagaccgaaagaaagagagaggttctggggaaaaaaaaggaaagcagaTAGTGGATTATCAGGTGagagaaagtaaaataaaatcagagttaagaggaagatgagaaagaATAtgaccagagagagaaaaacaaactgagAGAAAGTAATTGCAATTTTTTCCATGATCAATGAAATATCCATTCACCcaaccacccacccacccatccacccacccacccacccatccattcatccatccatctacacaTCCAACCCTCATCCATCTACGCATCCGCAGAGGAAAGACCCAGACAGGAACAGATGGATACACGTTTAGTTAAATTTCCCACAATGCCAGAGTGTCTCATAAACGGAGCTCACTGATTGGCCCTCGACTGATTGATTcaccttgttgttgttgttattattggaGGCGGGGGTGTGTTTGGGCGCAGGGGGCGGCGGGTCTCTGCTGGGTCGATGAGGTCCGTCACTGCTGTCGCTCTCGCTGTCTAAACTTAGCCTAAAGATGGaaagaggtcaaaggtcaactGTATGATCATAGCTCGTCTCGGTCACAGTGTTGCCGCAGGTTAGCGGCGCGAGATCAGCTGAGGAATGTGTAACCGCCGCTACGCATTGCGACACGAGGAGCGGTGATCAGATCACTCGGGTCAATGTTTACACTAAGCAAACAAATCTTTTCTGTATCTCTTCCCTGTGCAATAGTGGGGCTTACAGATCAACTCAGTGACtctcagagaaagagagagagaaggaaaaacagATATGGAGTAAAAGAGACCTGGCGTCACGGTTAGGGGGGTTGTTCTTCACCGGCGTCTCGTCATCCGAGCTGCTGTCGTCTTCGTCAGACTCCTCAGACTGCATGTCCTCCACCATGGAGCGCAAAGGTCCTGAGGGACACCACAAGAAGGAATTAAAAaacaagggagagagagagagagagagagagagagagagagagagaaagagaaatagatTGGGacccgatttttttttttgctttatattataaatatttgtcatgccaataaagcagcTTTGAATCTTGAAAGCAAAAGATGGAAATGAAAGTGAGACAGAAAAAGTgtgcgagacagagagagaaaacaatgATAGCATAAGAGTGAgggagaaataaaatgtaagggaaagagagagcgagagtgtATAAGcatgagaaaaaataaacagagagagagaagtctagtgagggagataaaaaaaaacagagaaataaaTAGCATGGGAAgtaaaaagggagagagagtgtatgagcatcaggaaggatgatgagcaggcagatagagagaaagagagagagacagcgtaCACACACCTTAAATAACCCTAACTAACTACTATTTAATATCACTACTGTTCAAATAGCTGtagttattgttattaatattgacATTGTacatcttttagtttttttgttactgTTGTGTACCTACTATGATATTCTTTTATatctaatatgtttataatgtttacatatgtttattaatgatttataattgcttttaaaacaatataatatttttgttaacatttatacactgaactgagagagagagaaaaaaaaagtcagaaagtTAAAAACGTTCAAATTATATAACAACGTTACATTAAACGCAAAAACCATTAATCGGCCCCGTGTGTATCTCCTGACTGACTGCCACACCCAGTTTCTCACCTTGGCCTTGTTTCTGTTTCGGCTCAAAGTCTGAGTCAGAGCTGGACTCCGAACTGGAGCTGGAGTTCGACGGACTGGAGGGAGCCGACTGCTGTAGGTACGGGTGGGGTGGAGTGGGGGGGTgaggggagggagagagagagaaagagagagagagttaatgACTCTTGATCGATAACGATCGATATGAAACTTGTTCGCTTCATGCAAAAGACAGAAGTGGACAATTAATGCGAATGTGAACGGTTTATAAATGAAAGTGCGTGTCTTAACGCTCAGTCTTCACCATCTGCAGCGCTGATCTCGCTCTGACCTCAGACTTGGACGAGAGCTCGTCGTCAGAGTTCGACTCGTCCGACTCGAGCGGCTTCTTCTGCTCTTTGACCTCCGGGGTCTCGGGTTTGCCCTTCATCCAGCACCCTCTTTGCTTCGAGCTCTTCTTGTCTACGAAACCCGCAGCTGGAGCCATGGACGAGGAGGACGAAGAGGACGAGACCCGGGGGGAGGTGCCTGGAAAAACCCCGGCCCCCGAACTTTTTTGACTTTCTCCGCCTCCCTTTTTGGGTTTCTTAATGCTGGATTTGGGCGAGTCGGCGTTCGAAGGGCGCTTGCTCGCCGATTTGCTCTCGGCCCCTCCCCCTCCCACTACGCCgccaccaccacctcctcctcctcctccaccacctcctCCACCCGGACCTCCTCCTTTAGGACTCGTTCCTTCCATCTTGGGCTCCTTGAGCGTCAGCTTGGGCTCTTTGAAAGCAGCTTTGGGAGGAGCTTTGCTCTCTTCTTTTACTTTGATCTCTGGCTTCTTCGAAGAGGAAGATGACGAGGAGAACGACGAAGGCTCGCGGGCGCCTTTGCTGCTGCTGTCTCGTTCAGCGTCTCCCTTGGACGAGCTCTTGCTCTCCGAGTCTTTCCGTGGACGCTCGCGGTGCTCCTTGGCCAGCTTGTGAGGTTTTGGGGCTTTGGAAATGCCGCTGTTATCTTTAGTGAGctcctgcagagagagagagagagaaagagagagggagatttaACTTAGCTGGTGGTTTTGGTGAAAATtctgagagagaaagtgaaaattctgcatttaatagttttatataaataaataataaaaacaaagcagGAAGGTGTGGCTGGGATGGACCTTGGGGCCTTGGGAGCTTTTGCTCTTCTTGGGGTCGGAGAAGGCAGACAGGGGGATTGTGGGAAGCATGGGGTAGTCTGGACTCGGCCTGGACACTAACTCCGCCCCCTCGGGCAACACGATGATCTGGGAAAGAAAGCAGAGCATGAATAAGGAGAGTTCCTCGAAAAAACACCCTTTACATTCAGCTTGGCGCCTTTTCCTGTTTAGTATTTAAGACGTTTGCAGAATCcgaaaagtatatatttatttattttatttttttgatagcACAACGATGAATATCATTCCAAAACCAGCGATGTTTCTCTCCCTATTAAAAGCTACgaagcttttatttctttaactgaagcacaaactaaaataaaagtaactttttatacacatttccaaAATACTTACCCGAGTCAGTCCCCGTGAGTGTTAATAACCAGTAAGTCATGCCTCATCTGACGTGATTCTGAAACCTGAACTTTCCCACCTACAGCTggtaaaaaccacacacacacaaaaaaaaacgccGCCTCGACTCAAGCTAGTCTCCCCAGCTACCAATTCCTTCCCTGACGTCAAAACATGTGACATTAGAGTCATCACTAATATTATCCGCCCTTCTTTCTGctctttattttccttttttttagtgATTTTGTTTACCTGTTTATGTGTTAGTTTACTCTGTGTActgttattaattatttgcatatttcTGTTAAGTTTGCGTATATCGTATACATCTTATATTTAACTGCGGatagatatttatataattcaATCTTTTACTTTAATATGTTCAATATTGCAACTGTaatttttgtgatttaattattaaaaaaaaaaaaaaactaatattagccagctagcaagctgCTAAGCTAATGCTTGAATGCGATTTCGGTCAAAAATGGTGCATGAATGAATGTTTGGAGTTCATTACGGTAGCACAGAACCAGTAGAACTTTtacctttgtttttgttcttttacttttttatacacCTTAgtgtataaaaaagtaaaagaacaaaaactgaaaagggAAATAATGTCATTGTAACGAGAAAATTACTCACAATTAAAAGCGTGGACatccactacgccaccatgccgaCTATTTCATATTCGTTAACGATTCGTAATAATACCATGATTTGAAATGTACCACTTTATGGTCACATGTAGTTCTACACTATGTATAAAGTCGTTGGTCCCCCTCAGCCCTTTACTCACTCCTCCGGCTCTGACCAGTTTCTTGCGGAAGTCTCGGGTCGGGTTGTTGAAGGTGAGTTTCTCACAGCGCAGGTGATTGACAGGCGGGTTGCCCTCCAGGTTCAGGAAGAGGTCGTAGTTAAAGAGAACCTTCTTCGGCTCCTCCTGCAACGAATTTAGATTCAGGGTCAGGACGATATTCAtgcttatatatacacacacacacacacatatatacttatatacatacacacacacgaggaTGATAAAACAtagattatattaaattttaacagaaaaagTTGGTAATGTCTAAAAGTAGGAGACAGAAACAAACGAAAAAGACCTACACTCgtgtaaaagttagtaccccctcgTTTattgagaaaaaataataaaaattatctcATCGTAGCGGATCTTAGTATTAGGAAAATATGACTTTGGATAACCAGCAACGTGTATATTTTTTCCTCCGTGccagtatttatttaacaaaaataaaaaataaatcagtacgACTTTCTACTGGTCCACTGCTACTGtttgtttcagtgttttttttagttgttttagacctcatttttgttaaataaataatgacaaagtgaaaaaagttactgttatttatttaacaaaaacaagacctaaaagaacacacaaaaacacaaaaaaaaaaaaacagatttaactttttacacatgactgtaggaggaaaagGAAAGCgagtaaaagagagaaagaagtcTAAATACGTGAAAACAACAACCACCACCACATACTGCACAAACAACTTTGCAGCAGGTTAGAGAGTTTGAAAATGAGAAAGAATGCTTGGAGAGAACAGAGGAAGGTGAAGATAAATGTttagaaaaagaataaatccTTTAAAATCTATAAGGAGAAAGTGCGTTCGAATGTAATGCGCTTGGGAAGTTCACGAGAAAGTACGGAACAGAGGAAGAAAGTACGGAAAGTGGAAGGggacaaaaaaaggttgcagGCAAAAACGAACAAGGTTCGGAATGAAAGAGGTTtgaaaagcaggaaaaaaaaagaggatggAGGTTTGAAAATATAACAGGAAAGTTTAAACGGAAAATAGGAAGTTCTGACATTCTgtaaggaagagagaaaaaagtacGGGAAAaaattggaaataaaaaagtgaGTTTAGAAGCAAGGAAGGACGAGGGGACAGTAGACAGGACATTATGTATAAAAAAGTAaggggagagagaaagggatAAAGTGAGTGGTATGCAAGGAAGAGAGAGCAAAGAGGAAGGAGGAACATTCGTAAGGATGGAAGTGTCGGATAACAGgaggaaataaattattatggTGGTGAGATGCTGATTTAAACTGAAGGTAAGAAGTTTAGGAGAACAGTGGTggttttagaaataaaacagaCGAAAATGAGGGAGTTTGGAAAAAagggcgcagtggtaaagtgctcgccctatcatcagGAGATCgctagtttgattcccgggtgagaGGTGATT
This region of Clarias gariepinus isolate MV-2021 ecotype Netherlands chromosome 9, CGAR_prim_01v2, whole genome shotgun sequence genomic DNA includes:
- the mllt1a gene encoding protein ENL isoform X4, with the translated sequence MEDQCTVQVKLELGHRAQLRKKATSEGFTHDWMVFVRGPENSDIQHFVDKVIFRLHDSFPKPKRVCKEPPYKVEESGYAGFLMPIEVYFKNKEEPKKVLFNYDLFLNLEGNPPVNHLRCEKLTFNNPTRDFRKKLVRAGGIIVLPEGAELVSRPSPDYPMLPTIPLSAFSDPKKSKSSQGPKELTKDNSGISKAPKPHKLAKEHRERPRKDSESKSSSKGDAERDSSSKGAREPSSFSSSSSSSKKPEIKVKEESKAPPKAAFKEPKLTLKEPKMEGTSPKGGGPGGGGGGGGGGGGGGGVVGGGGAESKSASKRPSNADSPKSSIKKPKKGGGESQKSSGAGVFPGTSPRVSSSSSSSSMAPAAGFVDKKSSKQRGCWMKGKPETPEVKEQKKPLESDESNSDDELSSKSEQSAPSSPSNSSSSSESSSDSDFEPKQKQGQGPLRSMVEDMQSEESDEDDSSSDDETPVKNNPPNRDARLSLDSESDSSDGPHRPSRDPPPPAPKHTPASNNNNNNKVTGRKSPDPCLRQEKVLKKGYDKVGRAYTEELVDLHRRLMALRERNVLQQIVNLIEETGHFNVTNTTFDFDLFSLDESTVRKLQSYLEATAT
- the mllt1a gene encoding protein ENL isoform X5; the encoded protein is MEDQCTVQVKLELGHRAQLRKKATSEGFTHDWMVFVRGPENSDIQHFVDKVIFRLHDSFPKPKRVCKEPPYKVEESGYAGFLMPIEVYFKNKEEPKKVLFNYDLFLNLEGNPPVNHLRCEKLTFNNPTRDFRKKLVRAGGIIVLPEGAELVSRPSPDYPMLPTIPLSAFSDPKKSKSSQGPKELTKDNSGISKAPKPHKLAKEHRERPRKDSESKSSSKGDAERDSSSKGAREPSSFSSSSSSSKKPEIKVKEESKAPPKAAFKEPKLTLKEPKMEGTSPKGGGPGGGGGGGGGGGGGGGVVGGGGAESKSASKRPSNADSPKSSIKKPKKGGGESQKSSGAGVFPGTSPRVSSSSSSSSMAPAAGFVDKKSSKQRGCWMKGKPETPEVKEQKKPLESDESNSDDELSSKSESAPSSPSNSSSSSESSSDSDFEPKQKQGQGPLRSMVEDMQSEESDEDDSSSDDETPVKNNPPNRDARLSLDSESDSSDGPHRPSRDPPPPAPKHTPASNNNNNNKVTGRKSPDPCLRQEKVLKKGYDKVGRAYTEELVDLHRRLMALRERNVLQQIVNLIEETGHFNVTNTTFDFDLFSLDESTVRKLQSYLEATAT
- the mllt1a gene encoding protein ENL isoform X6, encoding MEDQCTVQVKLELGHRAQLRKKATSEGFTHDWMVFVRGPENSDIQHFVDKVIFRLHDSFPKPKRVCKEPPYKVEESGYAGFLMPIEVYFKNKEEPKKVLFNYDLFLNLEGNPPVNHLRCEKLTFNNPTRDFRKKLVRAGGIIVLPEGAELVSRPSPDYPMLPTIPLSAFSDPKKSKSSQGPKELTKDNSGISKAPKPHKLAKEHRERPRKDSESKSSSKGDAERDSSSKGAREPSSFSSSSSSSKKPEIKVKEESKAPPKAAFKEPKLTLKEPKMEGTSPKGGGPGGGGGGGGGGGGGGGVVGGGGAESKSASKRPSNADSPKSSIKKPKKGGGESQKSSGAGVFPGTSPRVSSSSSSSSMAPAAGFVDKKSSKQRGCWMKGKPETPEVKEQKKPLESDESNSDDELSSKSESAPSSPSNSSSSSESSSDSDFEPKQKQGQGPLRSMVEDMQSEESDEDDSSSDDETPVKNNPPNRDARLSLDSESDSSDGPHRPSRDPPPPAPKHTPASNNNNNNKVTGRKSPDPCLRQEKVLKKGYDKAYTEELVDLHRRLMALRERNVLQQIVNLIEETGHFNVTNTTFDFDLFSLDESTVRKLQSYLEATAT
- the mllt1a gene encoding protein ENL isoform X2; this encodes MEDQCTVQVKLELGHRAQLRKKATSEGFTHDWMVFVRGPENSDIQHFVDKVIFRLHDSFPKPKRVCKEPPYKVEESGYAGFLMPIEVYFKNKEEPKKVLFNYDLFLNLEGNPPVNHLRCEKLTFNNPTRDFRKKLVRAGGIIVLPEGAELVSRPSPDYPMLPTIPLSAFSDPKKSKSSQGPKELTKDNSGISKAPKPHKLAKEHRERPRKDSESKSSSKGDAERDSSSKGAREPSSFSSSSSSSKKPEIKVKEESKAPPKAAFKEPKLTLKEPKMEGTSPKGGGPGGGGGGGGGGGGGGGVVGGGGAESKSASKRPSNADSPKSSIKKPKKGGGESQKSSGAGVFPGTSPRVSSSSSSSSMAPAAGFVDKKSSKQRGCWMKGKPETPEVKEQKKPLESDESNSDDELSSKSEVRARSALQMSAPSSPSNSSSSSESSSDSDFEPKQKQGQGPLRSMVEDMQSEESDEDDSSSDDETPVKNNPPNRDARLSLDSESDSSDGPHRPSRDPPPPAPKHTPASNNNNNNKVTGRKSPDPCLRQEKVLKKGYDKVGRAYTEELVDLHRRLMALRERNVLQQIVNLIEETGHFNVTNTTFDFDLFSLDESTVRKLQSYLEATAT
- the mllt1a gene encoding protein ENL isoform X3 translates to MEDQCTVQVKLELGHRAQLRKKATSEGFTHDWMVFVRGPENSDIQHFVDKVIFRLHDSFPKPKRVCKEPPYKVEESGYAGFLMPIEVYFKNKEEPKKVLFNYDLFLNLEGNPPVNHLRCEKLTFNNPTRDFRKKLVRAGGIIVLPEGAELVSRPSPDYPMLPTIPLSAFSDPKKSKSSQGPKELTKDNSGISKAPKPHKLAKEHRERPRKDSESKSSSKGDAERDSSSKGAREPSSFSSSSSSSKKPEIKVKEESKAPPKAAFKEPKLTLKEPKMEGTSPKGGGPGGGGGGGGGGGGGGGVVGGGGAESKSASKRPSNADSPKSSIKKPKKGGGESQKSSGAGVFPGTSPRVSSSSSSSSMAPAAGFVDKKSSKQRGCWMKGKPETPEVKEQKKPLESDESNSDDELSSKSEVRARSALQMQSAPSSPSNSSSSSESSSDSDFEPKQKQGQGPLRSMVEDMQSEESDEDDSSSDDETPVKNNPPNRDARLSLDSESDSSDGPHRPSRDPPPPAPKHTPASNNNNNNKVTGRKSPDPCLRQEKVLKKGYDKAYTEELVDLHRRLMALRERNVLQQIVNLIEETGHFNVTNTTFDFDLFSLDESTVRKLQSYLEATAT
- the mllt1a gene encoding protein ENL isoform X1; this encodes MEDQCTVQVKLELGHRAQLRKKATSEGFTHDWMVFVRGPENSDIQHFVDKVIFRLHDSFPKPKRVCKEPPYKVEESGYAGFLMPIEVYFKNKEEPKKVLFNYDLFLNLEGNPPVNHLRCEKLTFNNPTRDFRKKLVRAGGIIVLPEGAELVSRPSPDYPMLPTIPLSAFSDPKKSKSSQGPKELTKDNSGISKAPKPHKLAKEHRERPRKDSESKSSSKGDAERDSSSKGAREPSSFSSSSSSSKKPEIKVKEESKAPPKAAFKEPKLTLKEPKMEGTSPKGGGPGGGGGGGGGGGGGGGVVGGGGAESKSASKRPSNADSPKSSIKKPKKGGGESQKSSGAGVFPGTSPRVSSSSSSSSMAPAAGFVDKKSSKQRGCWMKGKPETPEVKEQKKPLESDESNSDDELSSKSEVRARSALQMQSAPSSPSNSSSSSESSSDSDFEPKQKQGQGPLRSMVEDMQSEESDEDDSSSDDETPVKNNPPNRDARLSLDSESDSSDGPHRPSRDPPPPAPKHTPASNNNNNNKVTGRKSPDPCLRQEKVLKKGYDKVGRAYTEELVDLHRRLMALRERNVLQQIVNLIEETGHFNVTNTTFDFDLFSLDESTVRKLQSYLEATAT